One Natrinema marinum genomic window carries:
- a CDS encoding DUF998 domain-containing protein, whose protein sequence is MTVIMLAAAMVPGYDFRGGAISDLGTFPETALLFNTSLVLVGVLNLAGGYLFYRTHGARWLLIVYTLAGLGAVGAGLFPLDTGGLHGLFALLAFLFFNVQALGTAARLRSAMRLLSVIAGGSGLVFVVLMVLGDAGNAAAFGPIGHGGTERMIVYPVMLWLVAFGGYLLAESEGAEPSV, encoded by the coding sequence ATGACGGTCATCATGCTCGCGGCAGCGATGGTCCCTGGGTACGATTTCCGCGGCGGGGCCATCAGTGACCTCGGAACGTTTCCCGAGACGGCGCTCCTGTTCAACACGTCGCTCGTGCTCGTCGGCGTGCTCAATCTCGCGGGCGGATACCTGTTCTACCGCACCCACGGGGCGCGCTGGCTGCTGATCGTCTACACGCTCGCCGGTCTCGGTGCGGTCGGTGCCGGGCTGTTCCCGCTCGACACCGGTGGTCTCCACGGCCTGTTCGCGCTGTTGGCGTTCCTGTTCTTCAACGTCCAGGCGCTCGGGACGGCCGCTCGACTCCGCAGCGCGATGCGGCTCCTCTCGGTTATTGCGGGCGGTTCGGGCCTCGTCTTCGTCGTTCTGATGGTCCTCGGCGACGCCGGCAACGCCGCGGCGTTCGGGCCGATCGGTCATGGCGGCACCGAACGGATGATCGTCTACCCCGTGATGCTCTGGTTGGTCGCCTTCGGCGGTTACCTGCTCGCAGAGAGCGAGGGGGCGGAGCCGTCCGTCTAG
- a CDS encoding PIN domain-containing protein, protein MPRALIDTTVLFAAAYRRDGSHDAALPVLQGIDNGTLPEAVVLDYVLAETLNGLTTHAGHDAAVDLLDRIEENARFHIDSLTTDALATGKALFRQHEPLSFVDACIVAYMQTEGVGYLYAFDDDFDAVEDVYRLDTATNPYDPN, encoded by the coding sequence ATGCCTCGTGCACTCATCGATACGACAGTCCTCTTTGCCGCTGCATACCGGCGGGATGGATCCCACGATGCTGCGCTTCCCGTGCTCCAAGGAATCGACAATGGAACGCTCCCAGAAGCAGTCGTCCTCGATTACGTTCTCGCGGAAACGCTCAACGGACTTACGACCCACGCCGGCCACGACGCAGCCGTCGACCTCCTCGATCGCATCGAAGAAAACGCCCGCTTCCACATCGACTCACTCACCACCGATGCCCTCGCGACGGGGAAGGCCCTCTTTCGCCAACACGAACCCCTCTCCTTCGTCGATGCCTGTATTGTCGCATATATGCAAACTGAGGGGGTCGGCTACTTGTATGCGTTTGACGATGATTTTGACGCTGTCGAGGATGTCTATCGGCTCGATACAGCAACGAATCCCTACGATCCGAACTGA
- a CDS encoding antitoxin VapB family protein, which translates to MSKSIRVADDTHAALAALKSEDETFDELPSRLIRERRESIQAGAGLWADSDAAAKAWGARSEMK; encoded by the coding sequence ATGAGCAAAAGCATCCGTGTCGCCGATGACACCCACGCGGCGCTCGCCGCACTGAAAAGCGAGGACGAGACGTTCGACGAGCTGCCCTCCCGGCTTATCCGCGAGCGCCGCGAGAGCATTCAGGCCGGAGCTGGCCTCTGGGCCGACAGCGACGCGGCCGCGAAGGCGTGGGGGGCGCGCAGCGAGATGAAGTAG
- a CDS encoding transposase has protein sequence MTTITKTLQATFAPPTAHKQSKLNDLLVTYRDSLQEAFDAGASTMSAVSDIVTPYDLPYQAKAALCNYVPKLWKTYNAKQLDDEHPIRLTNQAATFDHSEERDYEFTWWVPRPGRGTNFWIPLRINPEQEGLWHDLVSEDAKAGEIRLQKHRKNWVLHVTVEYSVEEPETDCDATHIGLDIGETALITGCALKGGSPTDPFVCSGSRAKHLRKEMHTTLKRLQERDASEWRIEDRFSHYQNALTDIVEKASREAVEYAQQFDNPVLVMEDLTYIRERLDYGKYMNRRLHSWAFARLQRRIEDKATEAGIPVKYVNPAYTSQTCHSCHRIGRRNSQAEFRCPNGDCHVSTFQADINASANIARRVDPWGESVPLDKAGRDDSSRDGCDCDTATTHREQSVPAQMTLTAYEESEPSASIHETEGLVQSARTEGLVQSARTEGSEDDD, from the coding sequence GTGACGACGATAACTAAGACGCTTCAAGCGACGTTCGCCCCACCCACCGCGCACAAGCAGTCTAAACTGAATGACCTACTTGTAACGTACCGTGACAGTCTGCAAGAGGCGTTCGATGCCGGGGCGAGTACCATGTCGGCAGTCAGCGACATCGTGACTCCCTACGACCTGCCGTATCAGGCCAAAGCCGCGCTCTGCAACTACGTTCCGAAACTGTGGAAGACGTACAACGCCAAACAGTTGGACGACGAACACCCGATACGGCTTACGAATCAGGCTGCGACGTTCGACCACTCCGAGGAACGCGACTACGAGTTCACGTGGTGGGTTCCACGCCCCGGTCGGGGAACGAACTTCTGGATTCCGCTCCGCATCAACCCCGAGCAAGAAGGCCTCTGGCACGACCTCGTATCCGAGGACGCGAAGGCGGGTGAGATACGGCTTCAGAAGCACCGGAAAAACTGGGTACTACACGTCACCGTCGAGTACTCGGTCGAAGAACCAGAGACAGACTGTGACGCCACACACATCGGTTTAGACATCGGAGAAACCGCCCTCATCACGGGCTGTGCCCTCAAGGGTGGTTCTCCGACTGACCCGTTCGTGTGTAGCGGAAGCAGAGCGAAGCATCTCCGCAAAGAGATGCATACGACCCTGAAACGACTCCAAGAGCGTGACGCATCCGAGTGGCGGATTGAAGACCGCTTCTCGCACTACCAGAACGCGCTCACCGACATCGTGGAGAAGGCGTCTCGGGAAGCCGTTGAGTACGCCCAACAGTTCGATAATCCGGTGTTGGTAATGGAGGACTTGACGTACATCCGTGAGCGTCTCGACTACGGGAAGTACATGAACCGTCGGCTTCACTCGTGGGCGTTCGCCCGGCTGCAAAGGCGTATCGAGGACAAGGCGACGGAAGCAGGCATCCCTGTCAAGTACGTGAATCCGGCGTACACCTCGCAGACGTGCCACTCGTGCCACCGCATCGGTCGGCGGAACTCCCAAGCCGAGTTCCGGTGCCCGAACGGCGACTGCCACGTTTCGACGTTTCAGGCCGACATCAACGCTTCTGCGAATATCGCACGACGGGTTGACCCGTGGGGAGAGAGCGTCCCGCTTGATAAGGCTGGACGCGATGACTCGTCTCGGGATGGGTGCGATTGTGACACCGCCACGACTCACCGTGAGCAGAGCGTACCAGCGCAGATGACGCTCACGGCCTACGAAGAGTCTGAACCCTCTGCCAGCATTCACGAGACCGAAGGTCTCGTGCAGTCCGCCAGAACCGAAGGTCTCGTGCAGTCCGCCAGAACCGAAGGTTCTGAAGACGACGACTGA
- a CDS encoding helix-turn-helix domain-containing protein has translation MSGTLHVKIGADSDRSDLEDTFAALDAGESVDPKPSTLSVEDLETFGRIFRPTNLELLEAIADHEPESIRELARIVDRHPPEVTQNVTELADYGLIELEQNGRAKRPVVWYDEIDIDLPIGQHSPDFAPA, from the coding sequence ATGTCTGGAACGCTCCACGTCAAGATCGGTGCTGATTCGGATCGCAGCGACCTCGAAGATACCTTCGCAGCTCTCGATGCCGGTGAAAGTGTCGACCCAAAACCCTCGACGCTCTCGGTTGAGGACCTCGAGACATTTGGCCGTATTTTCCGACCAACGAATCTTGAGCTCCTCGAGGCGATCGCCGACCACGAACCAGAGAGTATTCGTGAACTCGCCCGGATCGTCGATCGTCACCCGCCAGAAGTCACCCAAAACGTGACTGAACTTGCTGACTACGGCCTCATCGAACTCGAGCAGAACGGTCGCGCGAAGCGTCCAGTCGTTTGGTACGACGAGATCGACATTGACCTCCCGATCGGCCAGCATTCCCCCGACTTTGCACCGGCGTGA
- a CDS encoding bacterio-opsin activator domain-containing protein, whose translation MNGGAPPAPEGTEELLPILEPGVPYTSREIADELECARTTAYKKLQQLAESGILHTKKVGARGRVWWVPPRVEQFESGSARDASEKQYGELAASEQQFRAVFEEAFDAILIADDDAQYVDANPAACELFGLPREELLGRTIADFAAEGYDVETAWQNFQASDRDRGLFPLVRADGEHRLVEFAATPNILPNRHLSVIRDVTERRKAEKKLEDERELKRQSQETLAADTIIQLEIQIEDDVFSRFSAELSCSCEFEGMVSASEGGLLQYVTVAGAPPEAVQAMAAESPEVDEYRVVFESDRVTLLELALAESPIQTLVEAGASGHSMRTTGGLTTVIAELGAHADLQQLLNEVETEYPGAEVVAKRILDRPVTTTRQYRESLTSDMTDRQAEVFRAAYLAGYFEWPRNSQAETIAASMGIAASTWLRHLRLAEGKVARWFFEELDD comes from the coding sequence ATGAACGGCGGAGCACCCCCGGCTCCAGAGGGAACCGAAGAACTCCTTCCGATCCTCGAGCCGGGCGTGCCCTATACCTCGCGTGAAATCGCGGATGAACTCGAGTGTGCTCGGACGACAGCGTACAAGAAACTCCAACAGTTGGCCGAGTCCGGCATCCTGCATACAAAGAAGGTCGGTGCTCGCGGGCGGGTATGGTGGGTTCCACCGAGAGTAGAGCAGTTCGAATCGGGATCTGCTAGAGATGCGTCCGAGAAACAGTACGGAGAGCTCGCCGCCAGTGAACAGCAGTTCCGCGCCGTGTTCGAAGAAGCGTTCGACGCGATACTGATCGCTGACGATGACGCGCAGTACGTCGACGCGAACCCAGCGGCGTGCGAACTGTTCGGTCTCCCGCGAGAGGAACTTCTCGGCCGAACGATCGCCGACTTCGCCGCCGAGGGATACGACGTCGAGACGGCGTGGCAAAATTTCCAGGCGTCGGACCGAGATCGAGGCCTCTTTCCGTTGGTCCGTGCCGACGGCGAGCACCGACTCGTCGAATTCGCCGCAACACCGAACATTCTCCCGAACAGACATTTGTCGGTGATCCGAGACGTCACCGAGCGGCGAAAAGCGGAGAAAAAGCTGGAAGACGAACGAGAACTGAAACGGCAGTCCCAGGAGACACTCGCCGCAGATACAATAATACAACTTGAGATTCAGATCGAAGATGACGTTTTCAGTCGATTCTCCGCCGAACTGAGCTGCAGTTGTGAGTTCGAAGGGATGGTTTCGGCTTCAGAAGGAGGGTTGCTCCAATATGTCACTGTGGCGGGAGCGCCACCCGAAGCCGTCCAGGCGATGGCGGCCGAATCCCCCGAGGTGGATGAATACCGCGTCGTTTTTGAATCCGACAGAGTGACGCTCTTAGAGCTAGCGCTGGCGGAGTCACCCATTCAAACGCTTGTCGAAGCCGGGGCAAGCGGTCACTCGATGCGAACCACCGGGGGTCTTACGACGGTCATCGCCGAACTCGGGGCTCACGCAGACCTCCAGCAACTTCTCAACGAGGTCGAGACGGAATATCCCGGCGCAGAGGTCGTTGCAAAGCGCATCTTGGACCGGCCGGTCACGACGACGAGACAGTATCGCGAGTCACTCACCAGTGACATGACCGACAGGCAGGCGGAGGTCTTTCGAGCGGCGTATCTCGCGGGCTACTTCGAGTGGCCCAGAAATAGCCAGGCGGAGACGATTGCGGCATCAATGGGAATCGCCGCCTCGACGTGGCTTCGCCACCTGCGACTCGCTGAGGGAAAGGTCGCTCGTTGGTTCTTCGAAGAGCTAGATGACTAG
- a CDS encoding AbrB/MazE/SpoVT family DNA-binding domain-containing protein — protein sequence MNSDRIDAESKVSGNQANIPARIRRELNIDDGDQLRWHLEDDGSIRVQVIQQQTGTFADFDGYAGEEPTDVTSDHDAWGVNVE from the coding sequence ATGAACAGCGACAGAATCGACGCCGAAAGCAAGGTATCTGGAAACCAGGCAAACATCCCCGCCCGGATTCGGCGTGAACTCAATATCGACGATGGTGATCAGCTCCGTTGGCATCTCGAAGACGACGGAAGCATTCGGGTCCAAGTCATCCAACAACAAACAGGCACATTCGCCGACTTCGACGGCTACGCTGGTGAGGAACCGACCGATGTAACGAGCGATCACGACGCCTGGGGCGTCAACGTCGAGTAA
- a CDS encoding helix-turn-helix domain-containing protein, whose translation MEEREIMFQDDSGLAESAQLRNELFYQLSHPMRRRILRELVSAGPGTAFSINDPEIERPWSESDRLELRHNHLPRLTAVGYVRWDRETDTITRGPLFGTIAPVLTLLMEYQLLLPAG comes from the coding sequence ATGGAAGAGAGAGAGATCATGTTTCAGGACGACAGCGGCCTGGCCGAGTCTGCACAACTGCGAAACGAACTCTTCTACCAGCTCAGCCATCCGATGCGGAGACGGATTCTTCGCGAACTCGTTTCGGCCGGTCCTGGAACGGCTTTCAGTATCAACGACCCCGAGATCGAGAGACCCTGGTCGGAGTCAGACCGATTGGAACTTCGTCACAACCACCTCCCGAGGCTCACTGCGGTTGGCTACGTGAGGTGGGATCGAGAGACCGACACGATCACTCGCGGACCTCTCTTCGGAACTATCGCACCGGTGTTAACCCTGCTAATGGAATACCAACTTCTGCTTCCAGCTGGGTAA
- a CDS encoding serine hydrolase domain-containing protein: MNRSSIHTAVVVALVVVLASTPAVATSTTSTARSADSVGQAESADLSDRDEFERWLDETMADHVERHRVPGATVVAVKDDEVVLAKGYGYADLESGRPVVANETVFSIGSTGKLVTWTAVMQGVEDGRLDRDRDVNDYLRDSEVSVPDTYSEPITLEHLGTHSAGFEDTLDGMVVDDPAEIRPMEEILAEHRPARVRPPGEFVAYSNYGTALAGHVLAEQYDTTFVEYVDGRIFTPLGMNDTTYAQPLPDRLEQRRAIGYTSQNGDYRAHPPLVWTLPPEGGSFRTTGTDMGRFMLAQLNEGAYGSARVLEAESVEDMHRRHFTKSRAVPELNGMAYGFIEMDRNGEQIVGHWGDTPRFKSLLALFPERDVGLFVAYNAPGGHAARFELLEEFTDRYYPRSDAPLVDPPAGAADRAEALAGDYRSLTISESSWQRILGVMTRTYTVEATDDGSLTTERLGEGTRRWVERRPGVYEEVGGDEILVFRFDEDGRATHLFRGAFGPATYERVPWYESLTVLQSVLAVGVLAFASVLSLWFGAPLWRRVRDRDAPTRRERLTRGLLGAVSLLWLVVLVIFVLAWINLNAEVASPSLALQAGKGLRYVALAGTAGCVIATGFVWRGDYWNTPLRVHYTGATLLALLVAWQLYLLRVLPL, translated from the coding sequence GTGAACCGCTCTTCGATCCACACCGCCGTCGTGGTGGCGCTGGTCGTCGTTCTCGCGAGCACGCCCGCCGTAGCGACATCCACCACGTCGACGGCTCGCTCGGCCGACTCTGTCGGGCAGGCCGAATCGGCCGACCTGTCTGATCGGGATGAGTTCGAGCGCTGGCTCGATGAGACGATGGCCGACCACGTGGAGCGCCACCGCGTCCCGGGTGCGACCGTCGTCGCCGTCAAAGACGATGAGGTGGTCCTCGCGAAGGGCTACGGCTACGCCGACCTCGAGTCCGGTCGGCCAGTCGTCGCCAACGAGACCGTCTTCAGCATCGGTTCAACCGGCAAGCTCGTGACCTGGACGGCGGTGATGCAGGGCGTCGAAGACGGCCGGCTGGACCGCGACCGCGACGTGAACGACTACCTGCGTGACTCCGAGGTTTCCGTCCCGGATACATACTCCGAACCGATCACTCTCGAGCACCTCGGCACCCATTCGGCGGGGTTCGAGGACACGCTCGACGGGATGGTCGTCGACGATCCCGCGGAGATCCGTCCGATGGAAGAGATTCTCGCCGAGCACCGGCCGGCCCGCGTCCGGCCGCCGGGCGAGTTCGTCGCCTACTCCAACTACGGAACGGCACTCGCCGGGCACGTTCTCGCCGAGCAGTACGACACGACGTTCGTCGAGTACGTCGACGGGCGGATTTTCACCCCGCTCGGGATGAACGATACCACGTACGCCCAGCCCCTCCCGGATCGGCTCGAGCAGCGGCGAGCTATCGGGTACACGTCTCAGAACGGGGACTACCGGGCGCACCCGCCGTTGGTCTGGACGCTGCCGCCTGAGGGCGGGTCGTTCCGGACCACGGGGACGGACATGGGTCGGTTCATGCTGGCCCAACTGAACGAGGGGGCATATGGCTCCGCACGCGTCCTCGAGGCGGAGTCCGTCGAGGACATGCATCGTCGTCACTTCACGAAATCACGCGCCGTCCCCGAACTCAACGGGATGGCCTACGGATTCATCGAGATGGATCGCAACGGCGAGCAGATCGTCGGCCATTGGGGTGACACCCCCCGCTTCAAGAGCCTGCTCGCGCTCTTCCCGGAGCGAGACGTCGGCCTGTTCGTCGCATACAACGCGCCCGGCGGTCACGCCGCTCGATTCGAACTCCTCGAGGAATTCACCGACCGGTACTACCCGCGTTCGGACGCGCCGCTCGTGGATCCACCGGCGGGCGCTGCCGACAGAGCCGAAGCGCTGGCCGGTGACTATCGATCGCTGACAATCTCGGAGTCCTCGTGGCAACGGATCCTCGGCGTGATGACCCGGACCTACACGGTCGAGGCGACCGACGACGGTTCCCTCACGACCGAGCGACTCGGCGAGGGGACGCGCAGGTGGGTCGAACGCCGACCCGGCGTCTACGAGGAGGTCGGCGGCGACGAGATCCTCGTCTTCCGGTTCGACGAGGACGGCCGAGCGACCCACCTGTTCCGGGGTGCGTTCGGGCCGGCGACCTACGAGCGCGTCCCGTGGTACGAATCACTGACCGTCCTGCAGAGCGTCCTCGCTGTCGGAGTGCTGGCGTTCGCCTCGGTCCTCTCGCTGTGGTTCGGCGCACCGCTCTGGCGGCGAGTGCGCGACCGAGACGCTCCGACGAGGCGCGAACGACTCACCCGGGGGCTCCTCGGTGCGGTGAGTCTCCTGTGGCTCGTCGTCCTGGTGATCTTCGTACTCGCCTGGATTAATCTCAACGCGGAGGTCGCCTCACCGTCGCTCGCCCTCCAGGCCGGGAAGGGACTCCGCTACGTCGCACTCGCGGGAACGGCTGGTTGCGTCATCGCGACCGGGTTCGTCTGGCGTGGGGACTACTGGAACACGCCACTCAGGGTGCACTACACGGGAGCGACGCTCCTCGCGCTTCTGGTCGCCTGGCAGCTGTATCTGCTCCGCGTCCTACCGCTGTGA
- a CDS encoding toxin-antitoxin system TumE family protein, whose protein sequence is MSDDVTVVRDEIEAYADGTIARVRVLAVPESKKFTEGLKYAFHYGEAGADDPFIRFDNHHGVHELHLGSETVETDYPGLQMLYRTWRAALPFDKRDDW, encoded by the coding sequence ATGAGCGATGATGTCACCGTCGTCCGCGATGAGATTGAAGCCTATGCGGACGGAACTATCGCCCGCGTTCGTGTGCTCGCCGTGCCCGAGTCGAAGAAGTTCACGGAGGGGCTCAAATACGCGTTTCACTACGGAGAGGCCGGCGCTGACGACCCGTTCATTCGGTTCGACAACCACCACGGCGTCCATGAACTGCATCTCGGCTCAGAAACGGTCGAAACGGACTACCCTGGGTTGCAGATGCTCTACCGAACATGGCGGGCGGCACTCCCCTTCGACAAACGAGACGACTGGTAG
- a CDS encoding CPBP family intramembrane glutamic endopeptidase yields MGEPVRTLSFVVGGFGPALAGAVTTWLDGESVRAWARQIVRWRVPPRWYLAAFLLPLLVVGLASAAIVLLGTDVNPAVLSGRFSLVLGSYVFVALIGGGNEEPGWRGFALPRLEKRYAPVPATLVLGVVWAFWHLPQLVADPNAVYSFAWLVEETPGIVLRVVNIVGFAFLLTWIYNETESVLLALLLHAGINTANSTLVPLPIEAITGESFTTVLIAVDVAVWIVAVLLIAATRGQLGYDLPRATADGKADR; encoded by the coding sequence ATGGGGGAGCCAGTTCGGACGCTCAGTTTCGTCGTCGGGGGATTCGGCCCAGCGCTCGCCGGTGCAGTAACAACCTGGCTCGACGGCGAGTCCGTCCGGGCGTGGGCTCGACAGATAGTCCGCTGGCGCGTCCCACCGCGGTGGTACCTCGCTGCGTTCCTCCTCCCGCTGCTCGTCGTCGGCCTGGCGAGCGCGGCTATCGTCCTCCTCGGAACCGACGTGAATCCCGCGGTGCTGTCGGGACGGTTCTCGCTCGTTCTCGGATCGTACGTGTTCGTCGCGCTGATCGGCGGCGGGAACGAGGAACCCGGGTGGCGAGGATTCGCCCTCCCGAGACTCGAGAAACGGTACGCGCCGGTCCCGGCCACGCTCGTTCTGGGAGTGGTTTGGGCGTTCTGGCACCTCCCTCAGCTGGTCGCGGACCCGAACGCCGTATACAGCTTCGCGTGGCTCGTCGAGGAAACTCCCGGTATCGTTCTTCGAGTCGTCAACATTGTGGGCTTCGCGTTCCTCCTGACGTGGATATACAACGAGACGGAGAGCGTCCTGCTCGCTCTGCTTCTCCACGCGGGCATCAATACGGCCAACAGCACGCTCGTCCCGCTCCCGATCGAGGCGATCACCGGCGAGAGCTTCACGACGGTACTGATCGCGGTCGACGTCGCGGTATGGATCGTTGCCGTCTTGCTCATCGCCGCGACCCGCGGACAGCTGGGATACGACCTCCCGCGGGCCACCGCCGATGGCAAAGCGGATCGCTGA
- a CDS encoding ATP-grasp domain-containing protein, which translates to MTETPPKKRIGVLSLHNSKETKAILNAIEALGHEPVWIREETLSLAVDGGRGRVEPDVDAVVNRLLLTKSDTGLADLGVVELFEDHEIPVLNPSAAVLRTTYEPAALRILADAGVSVPDTYQDFDGRSDGAGSGDRRYVRKPVLGTNGAGVSIAEEADDRPPASRRTLIQGFVDTGDRASDVRIYVVGGEVVGAMRRHAPDGDWRTNVAVGGAVENVTHDLDDGVRETAVRAVDALDLDVAGVDVIGTERDPYVLEVNATAGFKGFFEATGASPAPYIARLAIERAGGTVDDAGFADHETRLADEWPACAPDLGPDEDFRTVGYTERVDVAAGGGIATAVAKSDTGAKRTTVDLSLAAEVGAGPLEGTTSVRSGSSKSSSSRPLVTLDVRVGDRWHEVTADVIDREHMNYPVLLGRDILDDYFVNVSTRAVGDETNEE; encoded by the coding sequence ATGACCGAGACACCACCCAAGAAACGAATCGGGGTATTGAGCCTGCACAACAGCAAGGAGACGAAGGCGATCCTCAACGCGATCGAGGCGCTCGGCCACGAGCCCGTGTGGATTCGCGAAGAGACGCTCTCGCTCGCGGTCGATGGCGGCCGCGGTCGCGTCGAGCCGGACGTCGACGCGGTGGTGAACCGGCTGCTATTGACGAAGAGCGACACGGGGCTCGCGGACCTCGGGGTGGTTGAACTCTTCGAGGACCACGAGATCCCCGTGTTGAACCCGAGCGCAGCCGTCCTCCGGACGACGTACGAGCCCGCGGCGCTGCGCATCCTCGCCGACGCGGGTGTCTCCGTCCCTGACACCTACCAGGACTTCGACGGCCGAAGCGACGGGGCCGGCAGCGGCGACCGGCGCTACGTCCGCAAGCCCGTGCTCGGCACGAACGGCGCCGGCGTCTCGATCGCCGAGGAGGCCGACGACCGCCCGCCCGCGTCGCGCCGAACACTCATCCAGGGATTCGTCGACACGGGCGATCGCGCCTCCGACGTCCGCATCTACGTCGTTGGCGGCGAGGTTGTCGGCGCGATGCGGCGGCACGCGCCCGACGGCGACTGGCGGACGAACGTCGCGGTTGGCGGGGCGGTCGAGAACGTCACCCACGACCTCGACGATGGCGTCCGCGAGACCGCGGTGCGCGCCGTCGACGCGCTCGACCTCGACGTCGCGGGCGTTGACGTCATCGGGACGGAGCGCGATCCGTACGTCCTCGAAGTGAACGCCACCGCGGGGTTCAAGGGATTCTTCGAGGCGACGGGCGCGAGCCCCGCGCCTTACATCGCGCGCCTCGCCATCGAGCGCGCCGGCGGGACGGTCGACGATGCGGGGTTCGCCGACCACGAGACCCGCCTCGCCGACGAGTGGCCGGCGTGTGCGCCCGACCTCGGCCCCGACGAGGACTTCCGTACTGTTGGCTACACCGAGCGCGTGGACGTCGCCGCCGGCGGCGGCATCGCGACCGCGGTTGCGAAGTCCGACACAGGGGCCAAGCGTACCACCGTCGACCTCTCGCTCGCCGCCGAGGTCGGCGCCGGCCCCCTTGAAGGCACGACGAGCGTCCGCTCCGGCTCCTCGAAGTCGAGCAGTTCGCGTCCCCTCGTCACCCTCGACGTCCGCGTCGGCGACCGCTGGCACGAGGTCACCGCGGACGTCATCGACCGCGAGCATATGAACTACCCCGTTCTGCTCGGCCGGGATATCCTCGATGACTACTTCGTCAACGTCTCGACGCGCGCTGTCGGTGACGAGACGAACGAGGAATGA